TCCGCGCCGAGGCGCACGCGGCCACCGGCGTCGTCATGGCCGCGCTGCAGGACTGGGGCGCGGCGCAGGTGGACCGGCGCGTCCTCAGCGGGTCCCCGGCGGCGGAGATCGTGCGGGCGGCCAAGGAGTCCTCGGCCGACCTCATCGTCGTGGCCAGCGGCAGCGGCGGCCTCAGCGACACCATCCTGCTGGGCAGCACCGCACAGCGGGTGCAGCACTCCGCCCCCTGCCCGGTGCTCGTCGCGCGCCCCAAGGCCTGACGGCCTGCACCGGCGAGGCCTGCCGGGGCGGCCTCCGTACCCTCGGAGGGTGAGCACCTCGCCCTCCCCCACCTCGCCGTCCGCCACCTCGTCGTCGGTCACCGTCGCCCTCGAGCACCGCTTCGCCGACGAGCTGCCGGAGATGGCCGTGGCGTGGCAGCCCGCGCCCGCGCCCGGGCCGCGGCTGCTCGTGCTCGACGAGGGGCTCGCCGCCGAGCTGGGGCTCGACCCGGCCTGGCTGCGCAGCGAGGACGGCGTCCGGCTGCTCACCGGCGAGCGCGTGCCCGAGGGCGCCCTGCCGGTCGCCCAGGCGTACTCCGGGCACCAGTTCGGCGGGCTGTCCCCGCGCCTCGGCGACGGCAGGGCGCTGCTGCTGGGCGAGCTCGTCGACCGCCACGGGCGGCTGCGCGACCTGCACCTCAAGGGCTCCGGCCGCACCCCGTTCGCCCGTGCCGGGGACGGCCTGGCCGCCGTCGGGCCGATGCTGCGCGAGCACGTGGTCGCCACGGCCATGCACGCGCTCGGCATCCCGACGACCCGGTCGCTGGGCGTGGTCGCGACCGGGCGCCAGGTGCGCCGCGAGACCTGGCTGCCGGGGGCCGTGCTGGCCCGGGTGGCCTCCAGCCACCTGCGCGTCGGCAGCTTCCAGTACGCCGCGCTCACCCGCGACGACGACCTGCTGCGCCGCCTCGTCGACGTGGCCGTGCGGCGCCACCACCCGCAGGCCGCCGACGCCCCGCGCCCCGCCCTGGCGCTGCTCGAGGCGGTCGTCGCCGTCCAGGCCGACCTGGTCGCCCGGTGGATGCTCGTCGGCTTCGTCCACGGCGTCATGAACACCGACAACATGACCGTGTCCGGGGAGACCATCGACTACGGCCCCTGCGCGTTCATGGAGGCTTTCGACCCGGGCACCGTCTACAGCTCCATCGACACCGGCGGCCGCTACGCCTACGGCAACCAGCCCGTCGTCGCCGCGTGGGACCTCGCCCGGCTCGCCGAGGCGCTGCTCCCGCTGCTGGGCGACGACGAGGACGAGGCCGTGGCGGCGGCCACGGCCGTGCTCGACGGCTTCCGCGCCCGCTACGCCGCCGCCTGGCACGCCGGGATGCGCGCCAAGCTCGGGCTGCCCGCCGGCACGGACGACGGCGTCGCCGGGGCGCTGGCGGAGGACCTGCTCCCGCTCCTGCAGGCAGGCCGGGTCGACCACACGTCCTTCTACCGGCGCCTGGCCGACGTCGGGCGGGCCGGCAGCCCGGTCGTCGTCGCGGCGGCGACCCTGTTCCCCGCCCTGGAGGACGCCGACGCGGTGGCCGGGGCGCAGGCCTGGGTCTCCCGCTGGCAGGCCACCGGACCGGACGCGGAGGCGATGGACCGGGTCAACCCGGTGTACGTGCCCCGCAACGCCCTGGTCGAGGAGGCGCTCGACGCCGCCACCGCGGGCGACCTCGGTCCGCTGACGACGCTGCTGGAGGCGGTGTCGTCGCCGTTCGACCGGCGCGCGGGCCTGGAGCGGTACGAGCTGCCGTCCCCCGGAGGCGCCGACGGCTACGTGACGTTCTGCGGGACCTGAGCCGCCGGTCGCAGCCCGGCCGCGACGCTCGCGGCCGCCACCGCGGTGGTGACCGGGATCGCCAGGATCATCCCGATGGACCCCACCGCGGTGCGGGCGATCTCCTCGGCCACCGCGCCGGAGGTGAGGACCTGCTCCAGCGGCTGGTCGTAGAGCCCCAGCAGCAGCATGGTGGGCAGCGCGGCGCCCGCGTACGCGAAGGCGATCGTGTACACGGTGGAGGCCAGGTGGTCCCGGCCCACCCGCATCCCCGACCGGAACAGCTCGCCGAAGCGCGCCGCCGGGGCGAGGGCCCGGATCTCCCAGACCGCCGACACCTGCGTGATGGTGACGTCGTTGAGGATGCCGAGCCCGGCGACCACGAGCCCGCAGAGGATGATCCCGCGCAGGTCGGTGCCGGTGGTCAGCGCGCTGAGCTCGTAGGCGTCCTCGTCGGTCAAGCCGTCGAGGCTGGCCGCCGAGGACGCCCAGACGGCCAGGCCGGTGGTGGCGAGCAGGCCGAACACGGTCCCCACGAGGGCCGCCGTCGTCCGGGTGGAGAAGCCGTGCGCCAGGTAGAGGACGACGGTCAGGAGCGGGACCGACACGCACAGCGCCACGAGGACGGGGCTCTCGCCCTGGCGCAGCGCCGGCAGGACGACGTAGGCCAGCGCCACGTACGTGAGCGCGAGGCCCGCCACCGCGGCGGCCCCCTGGGCGCGGCCGACGGCGACGACGAGCAGGACGAAGCCGACCGCGAGCGCGACGAGGGCCCGCGACCGGTCCGCGTCCACCCAGGAGTAGACGACCTGGTCCGGGTCGGCCTCGACGACGGTGCCCTCGACGGAGACGGTGGCGTTGCGGCCGAGCACGACGCGCTCCCCCGGCTCGACGCCGGCGGTGAACACCTGCGGCGCGAGGGGCACCTCGACGACGTCGCCCTCCTCCGGGCCCGACAGCAGGCGCACCGAGGCGCTGGCGCACAGCACCGACAGCGGGACCGAGCCGTCCTCGAGCAGGTCGGCCGGAGCGCCCTCGCACACCTCGCCGGCGGAACCGAGGACCTCGCCGCGCACCTGGACGTTGTCGGACATGTCGACCAGGGGCCCCGTCCCCGCCACGGCCGCGTCGGCGGAGGGCCACAGCACGGCGAGGCCGACGAGGCTGCCGAGCACGAGCGGCAGCAGGATCCCGAGCATGACGACGAGGGGCCGCCGGCTGGCGACCGACCCGTCGCCGGCGTCGGGGCCGTGGCGCCCGCTCACCGGCGTCCGGTCACGGGGAGGGGGCTCACGTCGGTCGTCGTCACGGCGCACAGTGTGCCCAGCCGGGGCGCGTGCCTGCCCCAGACGGTGCGACGGGCCGTGCTGGGGGAGGATCGGCGCATGGACCCAGGGGCGCACGCGCAGCCCGGGGACGCCGGGGCCGCCGTCCCGCGCTCGCTCACCCTGCCCCCCGACCCGGCGTCGGCCGCCCGTGCCCGGGCGATGCTGCGGCAGGTGCTCGACGCCGCCGGCCGGCAGGAGTGGCTGGACACCACGGAGCTGGCCTGCAGCGAGCTCATCACCAACGCGATCGTCCACGCGCACACGGAGATCGTCGTCACCGTCACGGTCGGCCCCGACGAGGTGCTCGTCGAGGTGCGCGACTCCAGCCCGATGCTGCCGGTGCAGCGCTCCTACGACAGCTACGCCACCACCGGGCGCGGCATGGGGCTGGTGGCCGTCCTCGCGGCCGAGCACGGCATCCGCGACGCCGGCCCGCACGGCAAGACGGCGTGGTTCGTCGTGCGCGGGACGCCGGACGCCGGCGACGGCGACGACCTGCTGGCGGCGTGGGACGACTCCGCCTGGGACGAGGCCACCCGCGACGCGGTGCAGGCGAGCGCCCGCGAGGAGGACCCGGCCGGCGCGGAGGTCGTCCTCCTCGGCATCCCGCCCACGCTGTGGTTCGCCGCCCGCGAGCACCACGACGCGATCCTCCGCGAGCTCATGCTCCACCTGGCCACGGACCACGCGGGGCTGCACGAGCCCGGCTCCCCCGACAGCCCGGACGGCACGGACGGCACGGCTGCCGCCGTCGACCTCGCGGCCGCCGACCTGGCCCGCAGCACCATCTCCACCGCCCTGTGGGCCGCGGTCGACGCCCGCCTCGGCCCCCGGCCGGCGGGCACCCGGCTCCCCGCGCCCACCGACCGCGCGTCGCTCGCGCTCGAGCCGTACGACCTCCGGCTGCGCGTCCCGGACGAGGTGGCCGCCGCCTTCCCCCGCCTGAAGCAGGTCCTCGACCTCGCCGAGCTGCTCGCCGCCGAGGGCCGGCTGTTCGTGCGCCCCGCCCTGCCGGAGGTCGTGGCGGTGCGCGACTGGGCGTGCGGCCAGGTCGTCGCCCAGCACGGCGGGGCCCGGCCCGAGGCCTGGGAGGGTGCCGCGCACGATCGCTTCGTCGCCGCCGGCGTCCCCGTGCCGCGTGCGCACCCGGAGTGGGACACCGCCGAGGTCCGCTCCTCCCCCCGGGCGGTCGTGGCTGCCGACGACGCCGGCCGCGTCGTCGCGGTGAGCCCGTCGATGGCCGCCCTGGTCGGGTGGGACGTCGGCGACCTCGCCGGGCAGCGGATCGTCGCGCTGGTGCCCGCCCGGCTGCGCGAGGCGCACGTGGCCGGGTTCACCCGCCACCTCGCCACGGGCGAGACGGTCATCCTGGGCCTCCACGTGACGCTGCCCGTGCTGCACGCGGACGGGCACGAGGTCGCCTGCCGGGTGCTCATCGAGCCCGCACCCGGCGCCCCCGAGGGCACCGGCCGGTTCCTGGCGTGGTTCGACCCCGCCGGCGACAGCGGCGGGGGCCTCGGGTGACCGCCCTCCCGGTGCTGGACGTCGCCGCGCTGCGGGCCCGGTTCCCGCAGCTCGTCGGGGGGTCCGCGCACTTCGACGGCCCCGGCGGGACGCAGACCCCCGACGTCGTCGCCGACGCGGTGCGCGCCACCCTGCTGGCCCCCCTGGCCAACCGGGGCACCCTGACGCGCGCGGCCCGCAACGCCGAGGCCGTCGTCCAGGGCGCCCGGGCCGCCCTGGGCGACCTGCTCGCCGTCCCGGCGCAGACGGTCGTCGTCGGCCGCAGCGCCACCCAGCTCACCTTCGACCTGGCGCGGACCCTGTCGGCCGGCTGGGGGCCCGGCGACGAGGTGGTCGTCACGCGCCTGGACCACGACGCCAACGTCCGCCCCTGGGTGCGCGCCGCCGAGGCCGTCGGCGCCACCGTGCGCCGGGTGCCCTTCGACCCCGCCACCAGCGAGCTGGTCCCCGAGGACGTCGCGGCGCAGCTGTCCCCGCGCACCCGCCTGGTCGCCGTCACCGGCGCCTCGAACCTGCTCGGCACCCGCCCCGACCTGCCGGCCGTCGCGGCGCTGGTCCACGAGGTCGGTGCCCTGCTCCACGTCGACGGCGTGCACCTGGCCCCGCACGCCGTGGTCGACGTGCCCGCCACGGGCGCGGACACCTTCGTCTGCTCGCCGTACAAGTTCCTCGGTCCCCACCACGGGGTGCTCACGGGCCGCGCCGGGCTCCTGGAGGAGCTGCGCCCCGACAAGCTGGACCCCAGCAGCGACGCCGTGCCGGAGCGGTTCGAGCTCGGCACGCTGCCCTACGAGCTGCTCGCCGGCACCACGGCCGCGGTCGACCTGCTGGCCGGCCTCGTGCCCGCCCCCGACGGGACGGACCGCCGCAGCCGGCTCGTGGCGTCGATGGGCGCCGTCGGACGGCACGAGGACCGGCTGCGCGCCCGCGCCGAGGACGGGCTGCGGGACCTCGGCGCCACCGTCCGGTCCCGGGCGGCCCGCCGCACCCCCACCCTGCTGTGCACCTTCGACGACCACCGGCCCGCCGACGTCGCCCGCGCGCTCGCGGCCGTCGGCGTCGACGCCCCGGCGGGGCACTTCTACGCCCAGGAGGCCTCGCGCTGGCTGGGGCTCGGCGACGAGGGCGGCCTGCGCGTCGGGATGGCGCCGTACACCGACGACGACGACGTCGACCGGCTGCTCGGCGCCCTGGCGGACGTCCTGCGCTGAGCGGCGGGGCTCAGCGGCCCCCGCGCTCCCGCGCCCGGCGCTCGAGGTCCGCCCGCTCGCGCCTCATCCGCTCGCGCGGGTCGTGGCCGGGGCCCAGGGCCGCCGGGCCCGCCACCGTGAGCAGGGCGTACTGGATGTTCCAGCGCACCCGGTACCAGAAGCCGAGCCTGCCGTCGTGGGCCATGCCGGGAGGGTAGTCCTCAGGCGAAGAGCTGCTGGCCGACCCAGCCGCCCTCGGGCGCCCCGGGCGGCACGGCGAACAGGCCCGAGCCGACGTGCTGGAGGTACTCCATGAGCCCGTCCTGCGCGGACATCCGCGTCTGCATCGGCACGTAGTGCGTCGCCGGGTCGCGGACGAAGGCGAGGAAGAACAGCCCGGCGTCCAGGCGCCCCAGCGGGGTGATCCCGTCGGTGTAGTTGTAGCCGCGCCGCAGCATCCGGACGCCGCCGTTGGTGCTCGGGTGGGCGAGGCGGACGTGCGCGTTCTCGGCGACCAGCGGGAGGCCGCCACGGCCGGCCATCGCCAGGTCCGGCTCGTCGTGCTCGGTGCCGCCGGACAGCGGCGCGCCCTCGCCCTTGGTCCGGCCGACGACGGCCTCCTGCTCGCGCAGCGACGTGCGGTCCCACGGCTCGATGGTCATGGCGATCCGCCGGGCGACCAGGTACGAGCCGCCGGCCAGCCACGCGGTCGAGGCGTCGGTGTCGGCGTCGGGGACCCAGACGTGCTCGGCGAGCGCGTCGTCCTGCTGGGCGGTGATGTTGGCGGTGCCGTCCTTGAACCCGAACAGGTTGCGGGGCGTCACCTGCTCGTCCGACGTGGTCGCCGTGCGGCCGAAGCCGAGCTGGGACCAGCGCAGCGAGGCGGTGCCGAAGGCGATCCGGGCGAGGTTCCGGACGGCGTGCACGGCGACCTGGGGGTCGTCGGCGCAGGCCTGGACGCAGAGGTCGCCGTCGCTGCGGGCCGGGTCCAGGGCGTCTGCCGGGAAGTGCGGCAGCCGCTCCAGCGACGCGGGCCGGCGGGCGGCCAGGCCGAAGCGGTCGGTGCCGTCGGCGGTCTGGAACAG
This DNA window, taken from Aquipuribacter hungaricus, encodes the following:
- a CDS encoding universal stress protein, whose product is MHVIVATDGSRQSLLAAQQLMAIADVSKVTSVSVVAVVSPLATVPFANELGGEGDDPAGAALSFRAEAHAATGVVMAALQDWGAAQVDRRVLSGSPAAEIVRAAKESSADLIVVASGSGGLSDTILLGSTAQRVQHSAPCPVLVARPKA
- a CDS encoding protein adenylyltransferase SelO, producing MSTSPSPTSPSATSSSVTVALEHRFADELPEMAVAWQPAPAPGPRLLVLDEGLAAELGLDPAWLRSEDGVRLLTGERVPEGALPVAQAYSGHQFGGLSPRLGDGRALLLGELVDRHGRLRDLHLKGSGRTPFARAGDGLAAVGPMLREHVVATAMHALGIPTTRSLGVVATGRQVRRETWLPGAVLARVASSHLRVGSFQYAALTRDDDLLRRLVDVAVRRHHPQAADAPRPALALLEAVVAVQADLVARWMLVGFVHGVMNTDNMTVSGETIDYGPCAFMEAFDPGTVYSSIDTGGRYAYGNQPVVAAWDLARLAEALLPLLGDDEDEAVAAATAVLDGFRARYAAAWHAGMRAKLGLPAGTDDGVAGALAEDLLPLLQAGRVDHTSFYRRLADVGRAGSPVVVAAATLFPALEDADAVAGAQAWVSRWQATGPDAEAMDRVNPVYVPRNALVEEALDAATAGDLGPLTTLLEAVSSPFDRRAGLERYELPSPGGADGYVTFCGT
- a CDS encoding YibE/F family protein, with product MSGRHGPDAGDGSVASRRPLVVMLGILLPLVLGSLVGLAVLWPSADAAVAGTGPLVDMSDNVQVRGEVLGSAGEVCEGAPADLLEDGSVPLSVLCASASVRLLSGPEEGDVVEVPLAPQVFTAGVEPGERVVLGRNATVSVEGTVVEADPDQVVYSWVDADRSRALVALAVGFVLLVVAVGRAQGAAAVAGLALTYVALAYVVLPALRQGESPVLVALCVSVPLLTVVLYLAHGFSTRTTAALVGTVFGLLATTGLAVWASSAASLDGLTDEDAYELSALTTGTDLRGIILCGLVVAGLGILNDVTITQVSAVWEIRALAPAARFGELFRSGMRVGRDHLASTVYTIAFAYAGAALPTMLLLGLYDQPLEQVLTSGAVAEEIARTAVGSIGMILAIPVTTAVAAASVAAGLRPAAQVPQNVT
- a CDS encoding ATP-binding protein, yielding MDPGAHAQPGDAGAAVPRSLTLPPDPASAARARAMLRQVLDAAGRQEWLDTTELACSELITNAIVHAHTEIVVTVTVGPDEVLVEVRDSSPMLPVQRSYDSYATTGRGMGLVAVLAAEHGIRDAGPHGKTAWFVVRGTPDAGDGDDLLAAWDDSAWDEATRDAVQASAREEDPAGAEVVLLGIPPTLWFAAREHHDAILRELMLHLATDHAGLHEPGSPDSPDGTDGTAAAVDLAAADLARSTISTALWAAVDARLGPRPAGTRLPAPTDRASLALEPYDLRLRVPDEVAAAFPRLKQVLDLAELLAAEGRLFVRPALPEVVAVRDWACGQVVAQHGGARPEAWEGAAHDRFVAAGVPVPRAHPEWDTAEVRSSPRAVVAADDAGRVVAVSPSMAALVGWDVGDLAGQRIVALVPARLREAHVAGFTRHLATGETVILGLHVTLPVLHADGHEVACRVLIEPAPGAPEGTGRFLAWFDPAGDSGGGLG
- a CDS encoding cysteine desulfurase-like protein, with product MTALPVLDVAALRARFPQLVGGSAHFDGPGGTQTPDVVADAVRATLLAPLANRGTLTRAARNAEAVVQGARAALGDLLAVPAQTVVVGRSATQLTFDLARTLSAGWGPGDEVVVTRLDHDANVRPWVRAAEAVGATVRRVPFDPATSELVPEDVAAQLSPRTRLVAVTGASNLLGTRPDLPAVAALVHEVGALLHVDGVHLAPHAVVDVPATGADTFVCSPYKFLGPHHGVLTGRAGLLEELRPDKLDPSSDAVPERFELGTLPYELLAGTTAAVDLLAGLVPAPDGTDRRSRLVASMGAVGRHEDRLRARAEDGLRDLGATVRSRAARRTPTLLCTFDDHRPADVARALAAVGVDAPAGHFYAQEASRWLGLGDEGGLRVGMAPYTDDDDVDRLLGALADVLR
- the efeB gene encoding iron uptake transporter deferrochelatase/peroxidase subunit: MSGVSRRRLLGLAGAGAGGLALGVGAAATAAATGLDDVLRPDRGAGDGTAYPFHGPHQAGITTPAQDHLHFAAFDVTTTSRDDLVAMLQAWSVAAERMTRGAPAGEGDPASGAYDAPPDDTGEAMDLPPAGLTITIGFGPGLFQTADGTDRFGLAARRPASLERLPHFPADALDPARSDGDLCVQACADDPQVAVHAVRNLARIAFGTASLRWSQLGFGRTATTSDEQVTPRNLFGFKDGTANITAQQDDALAEHVWVPDADTDASTAWLAGGSYLVARRIAMTIEPWDRTSLREQEAVVGRTKGEGAPLSGGTEHDEPDLAMAGRGGLPLVAENAHVRLAHPSTNGGVRMLRRGYNYTDGITPLGRLDAGLFFLAFVRDPATHYVPMQTRMSAQDGLMEYLQHVGSGLFAVPPGAPEGGWVGQQLFA